Genomic DNA from Thermotoga sp.:
CGAATCCTGTCTTTGAAGGAACCACTCTGGTGACAAGAACGGTTCCAATAAAAGCAGTTGGTTTCTGCCATGGACATCACGGCGTTCTGGGAATAATAGAAAAGCTCGGATTGGACAAGGATAGAGTAGACTGGCAAGTCGCAGGAGTAAATCATGGTATATGGCTCAACAGATTCAGATACGAAGGGAAAGACGCTTATCCACTGCTGGACAAGTGGATTGAGGAAAAATCTAAGGACTGGAAACCCGAGAATCCTTTCGACGACCAGTTATCACCCGTAGCAATCGATATGTACAGGTTCTATGGTGTTATGCCGATAGGTGATACCGTCAGAAACTCTACCTGGCGATACCACAGAGATCTTGAAACAAAGAAAAAGTGGTACGGAGAACCATGGGGAGGAGCAGATTCCGAAATAGGATGGAAATGGTATCAGGATACACTTGGAAAAGTTACAGAAATTACAAAGAAAGTGGCAAAGTTCATAAAAGAAAATCCCAAGGCCAGGCTTTCTGATGTCATGGACAATCTTGGAAAAGATCTTCCTGAAAAGCAGTTTGTTCTGGAACTGGAAAGAATTCTTGATCCTGAGAGAAAAAGCGGTGAACAGCACATTACGTTCATCGATGCGCTTCTCAACGACAACAAAGATAGATTCGTGATCAACATTCCAAATAAGGGAGTCATACCGGGTATAGACGACGATGTAGTTGTTGAGATTCCCGCTACCGTTGACAAAAATGGTATTCATCCCGAAAAAATCGATCCGCCTCTTCCACAACGAGTGGTGAAGTATTACCTCAGACCAAGAATTATGAGAATGGAGATGGCGTTGGAAGCGTTC
This window encodes:
- the aglA gene encoding alpha-glucosidase AglA translates to MATVKIGIIGAGSAVFSLRLVSDLCKTPGLSGSTVTLMDIDQERLEAVLTLAQKYVEEVEADLKFEKTTNLDDAIIDADFVINTAMVGGHTYLEKVRKISEKYGYYRGIDAQEFNMVSDYYTISNFNQLKYFVEIARKIEKLSPKAWYLQAANPVFEGTTLVTRTVPIKAVGFCHGHHGVLGIIEKLGLDKDRVDWQVAGVNHGIWLNRFRYEGKDAYPLLDKWIEEKSKDWKPENPFDDQLSPVAIDMYRFYGVMPIGDTVRNSTWRYHRDLETKKKWYGEPWGGADSEIGWKWYQDTLGKVTEITKKVAKFIKENPKARLSDVMDNLGKDLPEKQFVLELERILDPERKSGEQHITFIDALLNDNKDRFVINIPNKGVIPGIDDDVVVEIPATVDKNGIHPEKIDPPLPQRVVKYYLRPRIMRMEMALEAFLTGDIRILKEFLYRDPRTKSDEQVEKVLEEILSLEGNEEMRKHYLKK